A window of Barnesiella propionica genomic DNA:
ACTCAATCGTGTAGTTGAACATAAGGCTACCCCCCAGATCATGGGTATGATAGCAAAAGTAAAACACTTGATTGCAGTAGTAGAGTAATATTCATACATCGATTAAAAAAATTTGCAATATGAACTTGAGTAATTTAAAACCCGCAGAAGGGTCAACTAAAACAAGAAAAAGAATCGGTCGTGGTTCTGGTTCAGGATTAGGGGGAACTTCTACACGCGGTCATAAAGGTGCAAAATCGAGATCTGGTTACAAACGCAAGATCGGTTTTGAAGGCGGTCAGATGCCGTTGCAACGCCGTGTTCCTAAATTTGGATTCAAGAATATAAACCGTGTTGAATACAAAGCTATCAATCTTGAGACTTTACAAGCTCTTGCTGAAAAGACCAATGCCAGTAAACTGGGTATTGAGGCTTTAGTAGAAGCTGGGTTCATTTCTTCGAATCAATTAGTAAAAATTCTTGGTAAAGGTACTATTTCGGCGAAACTGGAAGTGGAAGCCCATGCTTTCTCTAAAAGTGCTGAAGCCGCTATCGTTGCCGCAGGTGGAACAATAGTTAAACTCTAATACGATGAGAGCAATAGAAACTATAAAAAACATTTGGAAGATTGAAGATCTGCGTAAACGGATCATCACTACTATCCTGTTAGTGTTGGTGTATCGCGTAGGTTCACATGTGGTACTCCCCGGTATCGATCCCGGTAGCCTGGATGCTTTACGTAACCAGACAAGTAAAGGACTAATGCAGTTGCTCGACATGTTCTCGGGCGGTGCATTCTCTAATGCATCTATTTTTGCGTTAGGTATTATGCCGTATATTACCGCTTCTATCGTTATCCAGTTGTTGGGGATGGTATTACCTTCTTTCCAGAAAATGCAACGGGAAGGTGAGAGCGGAAGGACAAAACTTAACCAATACACCCGTTATCTTACGGTGCTTATTCTTTTGATGCAAGGTCCTGCATATTTGGTTAACCTTCGTGTGCAGATGGCCGGAGCATTTCCTGATACAGGCTGGATGTTTATAGTTTCTTCTACTATTATTCTTGCTGCTGGTAGTATGTTTATCATGTGGTTGGGAGAAAGAATTACAGACAAAGGAATAGGTAACGGTATATCCTTTATCATTCTCGTAGGTATCATTGCCCGTTTGCCTCTTGCCTTTGCGCAGGAGTTTACCAGCCGTTTGGCTTCTAAACAAGGAGGATTGGTGATGTTCCTGGTAGAAATAATAATCCTTCTGGCTGTGATTGCAGCTGCAATACTATTGGTACAAGGCACTCGTAAGGTGCCCGTACAGTATGCGAAACGTATCGTAGGGAATAAGCAATACGGAGGCGCAAGGCAGTATATTCCTTTAAAGGTAAATACTGCTGGCGTAATGCCCATTATCTTTGCGCAAGCTATTATGTTTATACCTATTACGTTTGCAAATTTCTCGTCAGACGTATCGAGCTCATTCTGGCGCTCGTTCATGTCCAATACGGGATTCTGGTACAATTGTGTATTTGCAATACTGATTATAGTATTTACCTATTTTTATACGGCAATTACTGTACAACCCAATCAGATGGCCGAAGATATGAAACGTAACAATGGTTTTATTCCGGGTATAAAACCGGGAAAACAGACAAAAGACTATCTGGACTCTGTAATGTCGAGAATAACTTTGCCCGGTTCTATCTTCTTAGCACTGGTAGCAATTATGCCTGCTTTTGCACAAATAGCTGGTGTAAGTGCAGAATTTTCACAATTCTTTGGAGGTACTTCATTACTCATCCTCGTAGGTGTGGTATTGGATACATTGCAACAGATCGAAAGTCATTTAATGATGCGTCACTATGACGGACTCCTTAAATCGGGTAGAATTAAGGGGCGTAGCGGTGCCGCTTATTAAAGTCATTATTTGAGAAAAAAATGATTTATCTCAAGACAAATGAAGAAATAGAGTTGATGCGTGAGAGTAATCTCTTGGTGGGCATGACCCTTGGTGAAATGGCTAAGTGGGTAGCTCCGGGGATTACTACGCTGAAACTTGATAAGATTGCTGAAGAATTTATACGTGATCATGGAGCCGTCCCCGGTTTTCTCGGTTATGGCGGTTTTCCCAATTCACTCTGTATCTCGGTAAACGAAAACGTAGTACATGGTATTCCATCAAGCTATGTGTTGCGAGATGGAGATATAGTTTCGATCGATTGCGGTGCGGTTAAGAATGGTTTTAATGGCGATTCTGCTTATACTTTTTGTGTGGGGGAAGTCGCCGAAGAAACAAAAGCACTCTTGAAAGCTACCAAAGAATCACTCTATATTGGCATAGAAAATGCGGTAGAAGGAAAGCGTATAGGAGACATAGGAAGCGCAATACAAATATACTGTGAAGGAAAAGGTTATTCTGTAGTACGCGAGTTGTGCGGACACGGAGTAGGAAAAGCTCTCCATGAGAGTCCCGAAGTCCCTAATTACGGTCGTAGAGGTACAGGGCCTGTCCTGAAGAATGGAATGTGCATTGCCATAGAACCTATGATAAACCTTGGCTCACGTAACATTGTTGTAGAAAGAGACGGTTGGACTGTTCGCACACGTGATCGTAAGCCTTCCGCCCATTTCGAACATACAGTAGCTATTTGCGGAGGTAAAGCAGATATCTTGTCTTCCTTCAAATATGTTGAAGACGTTTTAGGAGATAAATCAATTTAAATTTAATATATGGCTAAACAAGCTGCAATAGAACAAGATGGAGTAATCGTAGAAGCATTGTCAAATGCAATGTTTCGTGTAGAGCTGGAAAACGGTCACGAAATTACAGCTCATATCTCGGGGAAAATGCGTATGCATTATATAAAAATCTTACCCGGAGATAAAGTGAGAGTGGAAATGTCACCATACGATTTATCCAAAGGAAGAATTGCTTTTAGATATAAATAATACATAAAGATATGAAAGTAAGAGCATCATTAAAAAAGCGTACGCCAGATAGCAAAATAGTTAGAAGAAATGGCCGCTTGTATGTAATTAACAAGAAAAACCCTAAGTATAAACAACGTCAAGGATAATTTATTACCTTTGCAAAAAAATATTCTATTATATGGCAATAAGAATAGTTGGTGTTGACCTACCGCAAAATAAAAGAGGCGAAGTAGCCTTGACTTATATCTATGGTATTGGTCGTAGCGCCGCAAATACCATCTTGGAAAAAGCTGGTATCGATAAAAATATTAAAGTAAAAGATTGGACTGATGATCAATCAGCTAAAGTTCGTGAGATAATAGGTGCGGAATATAAAGTAGAAGGAGATCTTCGCTCTGAAGTTCAGCTCAATATCAAACGTCTCATGGACATCGGTTGCTACCGTGGTGTACGCCATCGTAATGGTCTGCCTGTGAGAGGTCAGAGCACTAAGAATAACGCTCGTACACGTAAGGGTAGAAAGAAAACAGTTGCTAACAAGAAAAAAGCTACTAAATAATAAGTAAGTATGGCAAAAAAGACAGTCGCAGCAAAGAAGAGGAATGTAAAGGTTGACGCAGTTGGCCAGGCACACATCCATTCTTCGTTCAACAACATTATTGTATCGCTTGCCAACAGTGAAGGTCAGGTTATTTCTTGGTCTTCGGCAGGTAAAATGGGCTTTAGAGGTTCTAAAAAGAATACTCCGTATGCCGCTCAAATGGCCGCACAGGATTGTGCAAAAGTGGCATTTGATTTAGGCTTGAGAAAGGTAAAAGCTTATGTGAAAGGACCAGGTAACGGTCGTGAATCTGCAATCAGAACTATTCATGGTGCAGGTATCGAAGTAACCGAGATTGTCGATGTTACTCCGCTTCCACATAACGGATGTCGTCCTCCGAAAAGAAGAAGAGTCTAACTTATTCTTTTTATTAGAAAACTGAATCTCGAATAGTGAATAGATTGCACTTAATCCTCTCTGCAATCGCGGCTGCACTCTTCCGGGTTCGCAACTTATAATTTATAAAAAAAAATTAGAAATGGCAAGATATACCGGACCTAGAACAAAAATTGCTCGTAAATTTGGCGAAGCTATTTTCGGGCCAGATAAAGTTCTTTCAAAAAAGAATTATCCCCCGGGACAGCATGGTGCAAATAAAAGAAGAAAAACTTCAGAATATGGTATTCAGTTGCGAGAGAAACAAAAAGCTAAATATACTTATGGTGTATTGGAAAAACAGTTCCGCAACTTATTCGAAAAAGCCTCACGTACCAAAGGTATCAAAGGTGAAGTGTTGTTACAATTACTTGAAGCACGTCTTGACAATGTAGTATTCCGTTTAGGTTTAGCACCTACCCGTTCTGCCGCTCGTCAGTTGGTTTCGCATCGTCACATCGTAGTAGATGGAAAAGTAGTTAATATCCCTTCATATTCATTGAAACCCGGTCAGGTTGTAGGTGTTCGCGAAAAATCGAAATCTTTGGAAATAATCGCTGACTCTTTGTCAGGATTTAATCACAGCAAATATCCTTGGTTGGAATGGGATGAAAGCTCTAAGAGCGGTAAAGTGCTTCACACTCCCGAGAGAGCCGATATTCCTGAAAATATCAAAGAACAGTTGATCGTTGAGTTGTATTCTAAATAATAATTGATTCCATGGCGATATTAGCATTTCAAAAACCCGATAAAGTATTGATGTTGGAAGCGGACAATTTCTTCGGTAAGTTCGAGTTTCGTCCGTTGGAACCAGGCTATGGTGTTACGGTAGGTAACGCTTTACGCCGAATCCTCCTTTCCTCCCTCGAAGGCTTTGCAATTACATCGATTCGTATCGATGGAGTAAAACACGAGTTTTCTACCATTCCCGGTGTTATCGAGGATGTTACGAATATAATTCTTAACCTTAAAA
This region includes:
- the rpsD gene encoding 30S ribosomal protein S4, producing MARYTGPRTKIARKFGEAIFGPDKVLSKKNYPPGQHGANKRRKTSEYGIQLREKQKAKYTYGVLEKQFRNLFEKASRTKGIKGEVLLQLLEARLDNVVFRLGLAPTRSAARQLVSHRHIVVDGKVVNIPSYSLKPGQVVGVREKSKSLEIIADSLSGFNHSKYPWLEWDESSKSGKVLHTPERADIPENIKEQLIVELYSK
- the rplO gene encoding 50S ribosomal protein L15: MNLSNLKPAEGSTKTRKRIGRGSGSGLGGTSTRGHKGAKSRSGYKRKIGFEGGQMPLQRRVPKFGFKNINRVEYKAINLETLQALAEKTNASKLGIEALVEAGFISSNQLVKILGKGTISAKLEVEAHAFSKSAEAAIVAAGGTIVKL
- the secY gene encoding preprotein translocase subunit SecY is translated as MRAIETIKNIWKIEDLRKRIITTILLVLVYRVGSHVVLPGIDPGSLDALRNQTSKGLMQLLDMFSGGAFSNASIFALGIMPYITASIVIQLLGMVLPSFQKMQREGESGRTKLNQYTRYLTVLILLMQGPAYLVNLRVQMAGAFPDTGWMFIVSSTIILAAGSMFIMWLGERITDKGIGNGISFIILVGIIARLPLAFAQEFTSRLASKQGGLVMFLVEIIILLAVIAAAILLVQGTRKVPVQYAKRIVGNKQYGGARQYIPLKVNTAGVMPIIFAQAIMFIPITFANFSSDVSSSFWRSFMSNTGFWYNCVFAILIIVFTYFYTAITVQPNQMAEDMKRNNGFIPGIKPGKQTKDYLDSVMSRITLPGSIFLALVAIMPAFAQIAGVSAEFSQFFGGTSLLILVGVVLDTLQQIESHLMMRHYDGLLKSGRIKGRSGAAY
- the infA gene encoding translation initiation factor IF-1, producing the protein MAKQAAIEQDGVIVEALSNAMFRVELENGHEITAHISGKMRMHYIKILPGDKVRVEMSPYDLSKGRIAFRYK
- the map gene encoding type I methionyl aminopeptidase; translated protein: MIYLKTNEEIELMRESNLLVGMTLGEMAKWVAPGITTLKLDKIAEEFIRDHGAVPGFLGYGGFPNSLCISVNENVVHGIPSSYVLRDGDIVSIDCGAVKNGFNGDSAYTFCVGEVAEETKALLKATKESLYIGIENAVEGKRIGDIGSAIQIYCEGKGYSVVRELCGHGVGKALHESPEVPNYGRRGTGPVLKNGMCIAIEPMINLGSRNIVVERDGWTVRTRDRKPSAHFEHTVAICGGKADILSSFKYVEDVLGDKSI
- the rpmD gene encoding 50S ribosomal protein L30 encodes the protein METIKIKQVKSRIKCPATQKKTLDALGLKKLNRVVEHKATPQIMGMIAKVKHLIAVVE
- the ykgO gene encoding type B 50S ribosomal protein L36, which produces MKVRASLKKRTPDSKIVRRNGRLYVINKKNPKYKQRQG
- the rpsK gene encoding 30S ribosomal protein S11: MAKKTVAAKKRNVKVDAVGQAHIHSSFNNIIVSLANSEGQVISWSSAGKMGFRGSKKNTPYAAQMAAQDCAKVAFDLGLRKVKAYVKGPGNGRESAIRTIHGAGIEVTEIVDVTPLPHNGCRPPKRRRV
- the rpsM gene encoding 30S ribosomal protein S13, with the translated sequence MAIRIVGVDLPQNKRGEVALTYIYGIGRSAANTILEKAGIDKNIKVKDWTDDQSAKVREIIGAEYKVEGDLRSEVQLNIKRLMDIGCYRGVRHRNGLPVRGQSTKNNARTRKGRKKTVANKKKATK